Proteins encoded within one genomic window of Dyadobacter chenhuakuii:
- a CDS encoding 3-hydroxyacyl-CoA dehydrogenase, translating to MQLANATALITGGASGLGEATARLFAASGANVVILDLNVAAGEKLQAEFSDKMRFIKADVSSESDVQKAVDLTLETFGFISIVVNCAGIAPARKIVGKADGIYGPHSFHLFEKTIKTNLIGTFNVMRLAAFAMEKNVPNEEGERGVIINTASVAAYDGQMGQVAYAASKGGIVSMTLPVARDLAKSGIRVMAIAPGLFETPLMLGLPEEARVSLGQQIPFPSRLGRPSEYALLAKSIVENPMLNGEVIRLDGAIRMSPK from the coding sequence ATGCAGCTAGCCAACGCAACAGCTCTAATAACAGGCGGCGCTTCCGGGCTTGGGGAAGCAACGGCGCGTTTGTTTGCTGCATCGGGTGCTAATGTTGTTATTCTTGATCTGAATGTTGCTGCCGGGGAAAAGCTTCAAGCTGAATTTTCTGATAAAATGAGATTTATAAAAGCTGATGTTTCCAGTGAAAGCGATGTGCAAAAAGCCGTTGATCTCACGCTGGAAACATTTGGTTTTATAAGCATTGTTGTCAACTGCGCTGGCATTGCTCCTGCCCGAAAAATCGTTGGCAAAGCAGATGGGATATATGGCCCGCATTCCTTCCATCTTTTTGAAAAAACAATTAAAACAAACCTGATCGGCACATTCAATGTAATGCGACTGGCAGCGTTTGCGATGGAAAAGAATGTGCCTAATGAAGAAGGTGAGCGCGGCGTGATCATTAATACGGCATCTGTTGCTGCCTATGACGGCCAGATGGGGCAAGTCGCCTACGCTGCCAGTAAAGGCGGCATTGTGAGTATGACTTTGCCTGTTGCCCGCGATCTTGCAAAGTCAGGCATCCGGGTTATGGCCATCGCGCCGGGGCTTTTTGAAACGCCATTAATGCTAGGGCTGCCCGAAGAGGCGCGCGTTTCACTAGGGCAACAAATTCCATTTCCTTCCCGCTTAGGACGACCTTCTGAATACGCATTGCTTGCAAAATCGATTGTGGAAAACCCCATGCTGAACGGAGAAGTAATCCGCTTGGATGGGGCGATTAGGATGAGCCCGAAATGA